The following nucleotide sequence is from Zingiber officinale cultivar Zhangliang chromosome 10A, Zo_v1.1, whole genome shotgun sequence.
TGGAGTCCGAGAGCGAAACGGAGGATTTGTTCATGAAGTCCGCGAGCAGGACGCTGTGTGTGGAGGTGCAACCGGCGGCGATGGCCTCCAGGACTTGCATGGCAAGGAGGTGAGGGAGGTAGTAGAGAATGCCTTCCAGCACCCACACTGTTTGCCTCTCAGGCAGGTATCCACTCTTCTGTAGCTTCTCGATCCAGTCTCCTTCTCTGAGGTCTGCTGCCACTCTGATCAACGACTTAGCTCGCATCGAAATCTGGTGCTCTTTGGACGACACCATCACTTCCTTGAGCAGAGATGCCTTGACCTGCAACAGCTCCGGGAAGTCGACCTCGAACACGATGCTTTCCTTGAGGCAGTTCAACCTGTAAGCTCTCGCATCCATCCCTGTCAGTTGTAAGGTCTTAAGCTTGCGCTGAGGAATTCATTTATTTCTATAAATGACTCGTTCCGTTCGATCCATTTCACACTGACCTGCACCAAGCAGAACAACTTGAGCAGGCCTGGTGACGAAGGAGTCGATGGCGGCTTCCAGCCGGGAATCGAACCACAAAGTTCGGACCGCAAGAATGACGCCGGAAATTTCCTGGGCATTGTTGAGCTTGTCCTGCGTCATCTTCTCGTAGAGGCTCCTGAGGTAGCTCTCCCCTGCTAACACAGCGGCAATGGGGTCATGCACAGCGTGGCTCCACAAGGCCCGGCCGGCCGCGGTCTGGCAGGCGCTGCGCCGGAGGAAGTCCCACTCCTGCTCGATCGTCGCGTGCAGCGAGCGGACTGCGTCGGACGTCAGCACGTCGGACAGCTGCAGCTCCTCCAGCCACGAAGGGGAGCTGTTCCCTTCTTGCGACATGGTGCGCGAGAAGCAAATGTTGGGACTGATGCATAGGTGTAGAGGTATGAAGGTGAGTGGAGTGGAGAAGATAAGGAAAGAGAGCCACACACATTTATAGTAAAGGGTAAGTGCAAATCAAAACCTTGTTTACGAGCTTGGATATGTATCATCGTTGGCTTGGATATTGACCACCCATTATTGGAGGCATGGGAGCTTCCAAGTCCCAGAGGCAGCTAAGGTTGCTTGGAATACGTACTTGCTTTTGGCTGGCTCGGGCCGATCTCTAGTTGAAATGTTGCTTTTGATATCGAAGAGGATGGGAAGCTATCAGGATGACAAGCGGGCTCCCTTATCGACAGGTCTGGGATTGGCAGAAGGTAGTGGTTGGCTTTCGTTTTCCAGTGGCCAGAGCCCCATGTGAGAAAACAGAGAGACGAAAAGCAGACAAATTGACACGTCTGTTTAGGGCTGTGAGAGGACCATTTAATCTGAATTAGAAGGTTCAGATTTATTCCACGACTCCGACGTGGCACTGATGTGTTTGTGGCATGTGCAGACTTGATTTGCTCTAAATTATATTGAGAAAACAAATAGCATGGCCCAACATCATGCCTCTAATTAAGAGGTACCATTTTTTTTAATACAACAAAAGGACACAAAAGCGTCTTGCGAGGAAGACGGTATGTAGCAGGATGTTATTCTGCGTATGGATTAAAATCGTTGTCATAAATATGAAACGAATTTTCACTAGTGCACTTCCCTTTGAGGAGCAAATCTCGTATGGACAACTTGGAAGATTGCTTCGGAGCTTCGGAGGCAGCCGGAAAGATACATTTGGTTCACAAGGAAATGGAACGTGATATCATTAATAAGCATGAGCATTTTTCCATCCTCGCCGCCGAGCTCTCTGCTCCCACATAGCAGTTAGTTTCTTTTGTTGAAGTAGTGCTGCCTCCGCCCTCTCTCGGGCTTCCTCACAAGTATCCATCCCTGAACTGCACTTGTCGGCTTCTTTTTGATATTGTGAAGCCAACTTCTTTGCCTCGAGCAATGTAACATCGGCACGATGTTGAGCTTCAGTTGCCTTTTCTTCTTTCAACTTCAATTCTTCAGCAAGAAGGTCTCTGAAATTCTTATCCATTTCTTCACTGACCTCTGGGTCATGTTTTGCACAATCTGCAACAAAGGAATTgagcaaaagtaaaaaaaaaaaaaaggcttcTCAGAATAGGGAAAGAACAGCAAACAGAATGAAAACAATGTTCAGTGACATAATCGTGCATCATGATTAGTGAGCATGATAGTATTATTTAATCATGCATTACATAATCAGCTTGAAGTGGCTAACAGCACATGATGCACCTGAAAGCATTTAACTGTGACTTAATTCTTACTGGCACAACCACAGAGTAGTTGAAGTGCCAACTAAAAgctccactaaacatgttcctATAGCACATGAAATAACGGTAAAAATTCTCTTTGCAAGAAGTATATTTCTCTCAGATGCATATGCTTATTACTCAGGTCCTCTTAAAAGGGGTCAATTCagaaattttcttttaccaaTGGAAGCTACAAGTTTGCACCAATTAATCATCGGTATAATAATCGGTACCGCACATAGCCTAAGTTGTGGGGGAATGATTAGAATGAAAACTGATAAGTATATTACATAAAAATGGATAGTTTGTGTGGGTAGCACCTTGCAGATGATTGCTTGTCTGCTATTGCATTTTCATACCTATCAAACAGTCAGTGTATAGAATCTGAGACCAGGTGTAGTTTgcattcaattttgaaaaatgcATAAAACCTATTCAGAAAGTAATATATAATTTGGATGACAAGAATGCCGAATACACATGCAGCAACATATCCATAGTGGTTGCTCACCATTGCAAAAGCCACACACGTAGTACCAAACAATCTAGGCAACTTTTATGAACATTGTCATAATCATCCTCATTGAGTCATGCCTATTGcaaaagttgttgccatgtgaccaaaaggtcacggattcgaatcctggagacagcctcttgcaaaaagcaagataaggctgcgtacaatggatccttccccaagaccctgcatggcgggagcttcgtacaCCGGACTACCCTTTATTGAGACATGCCTATCCAGATTATTTTATGGTTGAGTACATGAGTCCTATCTCTCCATGGCTTCTACGAAAGGCAGTCCCACTTGTATTTTTCAAATTAGTTAAATCATTTTTATTAGATTGATATGTTTTTGGTCAACCTTTACCTCTTGTACTATCCACTTTAATATATTTGAGTCTTGTAACTATAATCTATTGGTCATCTTTACACACGTTCTCAACCTATTTTATGGTGGAACAACTCCTAAATGCTCTGATTATTAGCATTTTCCCCTTGTTAATCGATCCACACATCCATCATAAAATTCTCATCTTTGTTACATAAACATTTTGTAGGTGTAATGTCCTAAAAGTCCAATAAACCATAAACTACAATGGGCTGTGACACAGTCTGATAAGATTTGCTTTTTAGTCTAAATGGGAGACATGAGGATTAGAAATGCTGAATAATGACGTCCCATAATGTGTTTTAACCTATTTGAGAATATCTTGAGATTAAAGAATATGTTGAAGATCCAAGATGAAGTGAGCTCAAATTTCTCTTTACCAACAGAAGCATATAAATTAGAGTTCAAGATCTTTTTGGTAGGTGGTTGGATATGTTACTTGGACTCTTAGTCTACACTCTATCATACCTGTGTCAAATTCAGCCACTAATACTCATGTTTACAGTATCACCTTACTGACCATGTATAAAACTTTTTAAAAGTTCAATGCATCCTAGATCTATACCTATGTAGGATACTCGAACCTAAATAAGATAGGTGGATAGCAAGAACTCTTACATAGAGTTTGGAGACTCATAGCTGATGGGgtgaaagaaaacaaaaataagaTAGATAGTAAATTCTATAACAGCCAGTTTAATCGTTGACTGACTCTTGTAGAAGGTTTATCGGTAACTATTATGGTCATGCATGATTTTAGTTGTTTGGGATGAAAGAAGACAAGGAAAAGGAAGAGCTTTGGAATTTAATCCCAAATTTGACACTGTATGTATCAAAATCAGTAGATGAATGCAATAATAATTGTAATGTAGGTTTTTACTAAGCTATAAGGTACCGGAATTTGAGGTATAGGAAAAATGGCTTAAAAAGATAGAAATGAAAAGCCATAGCAATTTACAATTATTCTTATCCTATACCAACCATCTTGATGCTTTGATTTTCCTGAAATCTTTTCGAAGTATCTTCATAGTGATGACATCTTGATCAATCTACATCCTCAAGCATGTCTATAATTAAATTGCTCTAATTGGAAACTtcttaaatgaaaaatatttcatAACATAGTCTTAAGTAACTCCCTTTTGCAACATCAAAATTCCATCAAATTAATTGTCCTAATCTCCTTTAGATTGTTCTTTAATTCTTCCACTCAAAATGGTCAACACGTTTAGGCAATTCACATAACATGTAGCAAATGGATTTGTATGGATGTGCAACAAATAAAATCCAAAGTGGTTTGATATATTGTAATTCTATCATTCTAACCACTCCCAAGGAACAATAATGGTGCATCTCAAAGACGCTAGGTTATAGTTAGA
It contains:
- the LOC122027102 gene encoding uncharacterized protein LOC122027102; its protein translation is MAGGTPLGGSSDLGGGISPSLVKIVLVSMALGLAGYIVGPPLYWHIAEALGSSSSCPPCAACDCSAQPLLSVPEELINVSFTDCAKHDPEVSEEMDKNFRDLLAEELKLKEEKATEAQHRADVTLLEAKKLASQYQKEADKCSSGMDTCEEARERAEAALLQQKKLTAMWEQRARRRGWKNAHAY
- the LOC122027101 gene encoding putative S-adenosyl-L-methionine-dependent methyltransferase Mjls_1072 — its product is MSQEGNSSPSWLEELQLSDVLTSDAVRSLHATIEQEWDFLRRSACQTAAGRALWSHAVHDPIAAVLAGESYLRSLYEKMTQDKLNNAQEISGVILAVRTLWFDSRLEAAIDSFVTRPAQVVLLGAGMDARAYRLNCLKESIVFEVDFPELLQVKASLLKEVMVSSKEHQISMRAKSLIRVAADLREGDWIEKLQKSGYLPERQTVWVLEGILYYLPHLLAMQVLEAIAAGCTSTHSVLLADFMNKSSVSLSDSTFQFYSDWPDHLLSSMGYGQVKLSQIGDPDAHFGLLSDSQNLFHKLRSLPRSMEIDPDDGTPCRRLYLVEASN